In Neodiprion pinetum isolate iyNeoPine1 chromosome 6, iyNeoPine1.2, whole genome shotgun sequence, one genomic interval encodes:
- the l(3)73Ah gene encoding polycomb group RING finger protein 3 — protein MVLTGAMERRIKLKTLNSHITCKICRGYLIDATTVTECLHTFCKSCLVKHLEEKHTCPTCQIVIHQSHPLQYISFDRTMQDIVYKLVPDLQENEIKREREFYRARGLPCPKDVLPNAAEMEEEKQSGDTHAESDYHRADEQVNVCLECMNTSLKTLKRRFIRCSAQATITHLKKFIAKKVLNGMEKYRDIDILCNNELLGKDHTLKFVYVTRWRFRDPPLRLQYRPRIDI, from the exons ATGGTGCTCACCGGTGCCATGGAGAGGCGAATAAAGCTGAAAACATTAAACAGTCACATAACGTGCAAGATATGCCGCGGCTACCTTATAGATGCTACAACAGTGACGGAGTGCCTCCACACATTTTGTAAAAGCTGCCTAGTCAAACACCTCGAGGAGAAACACACCTGCCCGACATGCCAAATAGTTATACACCAGTCACATCCCCTTCAGTATATTAGCTTTGACAGAACCATGCAGGATATCGTCTACAAACTTGTCCCCGATCTCCAGGAGA ACGAAatcaagagagagagagaattctATAGAGCCCGAGGATTGCCTTGTCCTAAGGATGTTTTACCAAACGCCGCCGAAATGGAAGAGGAAAAACAATCTGGCGACACTCATGCCGAGTCTGATTATCACCGAGCCGATGAAcag GTTAACGTGTGCTTGGAGTGCATGAACACAAGTTTAAAAACGTTGAAACGAAGATTTATAAGGTGTTCGGCACAGGCGACTATTACacacttgaaaaaatttattgccaAAAAAGTCCTCAACGGTATGGAGAAATATCGCGAt ATCGATATTCTATGCAACAATGAGCTCCTGGGAAAGGATCATACGTTAAAATTTGTCTACGTAACAAGATGGAGGTTTCGAGACCCACCTCTAAGGCTCCAATACAGGCCTCGTATAGACATATAA
- the LOC124221716 gene encoding R3H and coiled-coil domain-containing protein 1, protein MSLQESLFSEYVERDIKEFTVKTERKRVLVFPPVNNYRRFIIHQSVQDQYHDLLYTFSIGQGAQRRTVVCYKTDVVRDPKLNGASAETCDFKVLDFACAMRVEGHRSALESPENTRQRQVKSVPSVGIYRPPPARKARCDVQTDSQQDQPASESSQASKANRQKRPDRAVYVPKHRRSNEAEGSSLSRETSRALRSTRERRSTTSSPTRTSLRSCNDNSGAVSDAYNGTQEREREVEVSDVVTVLETDRNLSGALEIPIRQESSQTQHIIVDDVLNTSSSSSFIGNNDKVVSEILMNFEADVFLPSESAAVTEQSVDGYVKPMLKTECTPILNRVDNESRDACLMGEPGTVQTDAQFKEELQQCKTRLILSSCEAASSELEISEVRQSPMSVEKGEGGENIIESIKRDELYPKIDKNEESSDLIMSENRNRKKEETKDQLLNCDEVVNHKNRRIVRQNIVSDVLLITDEKVRQDAIINEPPAIPVSPSLPTKEKKVKKIERSKSKPAPPPLPSSKVNRDDCDWDSLFDDNGDCLDPSLIEELTTTVGEVTIEKPKSDYRAYSKAPVEVSNDEFAHVVEIYNFPSDFKTSDLAAVFSPFKNGGFELKWVDDTHCLGVFSSPLIAAEVLASDHSFVKTRPLSEATALSKTKARRSAEFLQPYRARPETCAALARRLVTGALGVRLATARQEREREKVVLREAKERRRLANKQRADAWQGVVAEK, encoded by the exons ATGAGTTTGCAGGAGAGTTTGTTCTCCGAATACGTGGAGCGGGATATTAAGGAGTTTACCGTAAAGACGGAACGAAAAAG AGTACTCGTCTTCCCGCCTGTAAACAACTACAGGAGGTTCATCATACACCAATCGGTACAGGATCAATATCACGATTTATTGTACACCTTTTCTATCGGCCAGGGTGCCCAGCGAAGGACCGTCGTGTGCTACAAGACCGATGTCGTAAG GGATCCGAAGTTGAATGGTGCCTCAGCCGAAACGTGCGATTTTAAAGTATTGGACTTCGCTTGTGCCATGAGAGTAGAAGGGCACAGATCGGCGTTAGAATCGCCGGAGAATACGCGTCAAAGACAAG TGAAATCAGTGCCATCCGTTGGAATTTACCGACCCCCGCCGGCGCGAAAAGCGAGATGTGACGTCCAGACTGATTCTCAGCAGGATCAACCAGCTTCCGAATCTTCGCAGGCATCTAA GGCCAATCGACAGAAGAGACCAGACCGTGCAGTTTATGTTCCTAAACATCGGCGTAGTAACGAAGCCGAGGGAAGCTCCTTGTCTCGAGAAACTTCTAGAGCTCTACGGTCAACTAGAGAACGGCGTAGCACAACGTCTTCACCTACCCGTACGAGCCTCAGATCTTGTAATGATAATAGTGGAGCTGTGTCAGATGCCTATAATGGGACACAAGAAAGAGAACGTGAAGTCGAAGTCTCAGATGTTGTAACTGTTTTAGAAACAGATAGAAATCTCTCCGGGGCGCTTGAGATACCGATTAGGCAGGAATCCTCACAGACTCAACATATAATTGTAGACGATGTATTGAATACGAGTAGCAGTAGTAGCTTCATTGGAAATAACGACAAAGTTGTCAGTGAAATATTAATGAACTTCGAAGCTGATGTTTTTCTACCAAGTGAATCTGCGGCAGTAACTGAACAAAGTGTCGATGGCTATGTAAAACCGATGTTGAAGACAGAATGTACTCCTATATTAAATAGGGTAGACAATGAATCAAGAGATGCCTGTTTAATGGGAGAACCTGGAACAGTACAAACAGACGCACAGTTTAAAGAAGAGCTGCAGCAGTGCAAGACCAGACTGATATTAAGTAGTTGCGAAGCTGCATCAAGTGAATTAGAGATAAGCGAGGTTCGACAATCGCCAATGAGTGTAGAAAAAGGCGAGggtggtgaaaatattatcgaGTCTATCAAACGAGATGAATTATATCCAAAAATCGATAAGAACGAGGAGAGTTCAGATTTAATCATGTCTGAAAATCGTAACAGAAAAAAGGAGGAAACCAAAGACCAACTTCTGAACTGCGACGAAGTTGTTAATCACAAAAATAGAAGGATAGTTAGGCAAAATATAGTGTCAGATGTATTATTAATCACCGATGAGAAAGTCCGGCAAGATGCTATTATCAACGAACCACCAGCGATTCCGGTTTCTCCATCATTGCCAAcaaaggagaaaaaagtaaaaaaaatcgaaagatcCAAGAGCAAACCAGCTCCACCACCTCTACCATCCTCCAAAGTTAATCGGGACGACTGCGATTGGGATAGCCTTTTTGACGATAATGGAGATTGCTTGGATCCTTCATTGATTGAAGAA TTAACTACAACCGTAGGCGAAGTTACGATAGAAAAACCCAAGAGTGACTATAGGGCGTATTCAAAAGCACCGGTGGAAGTGTCCAATGATGAGTTTGCGCATGTTGTTGAGATATATAATTTCCCATCAGACTTTAAAACTAGCGACCTTGCAGCTGTGTTTAGTCCTTTCAAAAATGGAGGATTCGAACTAAAATGGGTTGATGACACGCATTGTCTTGGTGTATTTAGCAGCCCTCTTATAG CTGCTGAGGTCTTGGCATCGGATCATTCGTTTGTAAAGACTCGGCCACTCAGCGAAGCGACAGCCTTGAGCAAAACGAAAGCTAGAAGAAGTGCCGAATTCTTACAGCCTTATAGAGCAAGACCAGAAACTTGCGCAGCCCTAGCAAGACGATTAGTAACTGGAGCACTAGGCGTGAGACTGGCAACAGCTAGACAAGAGCGTGAGAGAGAGAAGGTTGTGCTACGCGAGGCAAAAG AGAGACGAAGGCTAGCTAACAAACAACGAGCAGATGCTTGGCAAGGAGTCGTAGCAGAAAAGTAG